From Bradyrhizobium erythrophlei:
AGGTAGCGCGCGGCCCAGACCGTTGGGAGACCAACATCGCAGGTGAAGACGGCGTCCTGCGACGCCTGATCGCTGATCGCCTTGGCAACCTGCTGCGGGTGGATCGGCTTGCGGCCGGGTTTGCTGACGGCAAGTCCGTCGAGCTCCTTGCGCGCCTTCCGGTAATGTTCCGTCGCCCGGGCGAGATGGGTGCCGTCGCGCTCCCTGTTGATGAGCGGCAGGACACTTTCCAGCGTCGCGCGAACGTCGCCCACCACGCCAAGATCGACCGGCGTGCGGCGGCCGATCTGACCGGGCCGCACATCCACCTGAGCGATGCGCACCCCCGCGCCACGCGGATAGAACTGGCGATACGGAAAATCCGTGCCGAGCATCAGGAGAATGTCGCAATCGAGCATGGCATAATAGCCGGACGAGAAACCGATCAGGCCGGTCATGCCGACATCGAACGGGTTATCCCACTCGACATGCTCCTTGCCCCGGAACGCATGCACGATCGGCGCCTTCAGGCGATCGGCCAGCGCGAGCAGCTGATCGTGCGCGCCCTGGCATCCCGAGCCGCACAACAAGGTCACGCGGCCGTCGCTGTTGAGGAGCGCCGCAAGCCGTTCGACTTCGGTGTGTGCCGGCAGCGCGACGGCCGGGCTGGGCAGCAGGCCGGCTGCCTTCGGCGGCGGCGCGTCCGAGGCGGGCTGAAGCGCGACATCCCCGGGAATGACCACGACCGAGACGCCGCGATTGCCGACCGCCTGCCGGATCGCGATCTCCAGAACGCGCGGCATCTGGTTCGCTCCCGAAATCAGCTCGCAATAATCGCTGCACTCCTTGAACAGCGCTTCCGGATGGGTTTCCTGGAAATATCCGGCGCCAAGTTCCGCCGACGGAATCTGCGCTGCGATGGCCAGCACGGGCACGCGAGAACGCTGGCAATCGAACAGACCGTTAATAAGATGGAGGTTTCCCGGACCGCAACTGCCGGCGCAGACGGCGAGTTCTCCCGTCAGATGCGCCTCGGCACCGGCCGCGAAGGCCGCGACCTCCTCGTGGCGCACATGAATCCACTCGATCTTGCCCTGGCGGCGAATCGAGTCGGTCAGGCCGTTCAGGCTGTCGCCGACGATACCGTAGATCCGCTTGACGCCGGCGGCGGCAAGGGTTTCCGCAAACTGATCGGCAACTGTTTTGGCCATCACGATTCTCGCTATGCCCGGGCTTTGGATTTTGATTTTGCTCGTGTCGCGGACGGACCGCCGGCGATGGCGGATGCGTCGATGTTCTCGATTTTCAGAGCCTGCGCGGTCTCCGCGCGGACGCGCTGGAGTAATTCCGCGTCCTCGATCAGCGAAACCCCGTAAGATGGGATGATCTCCCGCAGCTTCGGCAGCCACGCGCTTTCGGTGAGCTCGCCACCGAAACATTTCTCCAGCACGCTAATCGCGATGAAGGCGGCCGTGGACGCGCCCGGCGACGCTCCCAGGAGCGCGACCAGCGAGTGATCCGCCGCGCCGACGAGTTCAGTTCCAAACTCCAGCAAGCCGCCACGTTTGACGTCCGGCTTGATAGTCTGAACGCGTTGGTCCGCGACTTGCAGCTTCCAGTCTTCAGGCTTGGCGTTGGGGAAATACTCGTCCAACGCAGCCAGCCGGTGACTCTCGGACTGAAGGACTTGTCCAATCAGATATTCCGTGAGGTCGAAATTGTCGCGGGCCACCGACAGCAGCGGCTTTATGTTGGCCGGCCTCAGAGATTCGAATAGATCCAGCAGCGAGCCTTGCTTCAAGAATTTAGTTGAGAAGCCAGCGTAGGGACCGAACAGCAGCGAATGCTGGCCGCCGATGACCCGGGTGTCGAGATGGGGCACCGACATTGGGGGCGAGCCCACCGCCGCCTTGCCATAGACCTTGGCATGATGGCGCTTGTTGATCGCGGGATCGTCGCAGCGCAGCCAAATACCGCTGACGGGAAAGCCAGCATAGCCGTGCCCCTCGGGAATGTCGGATTTCTGCAGCAGGGGCAGCGCGCCGCCGCCTGCGCCGATGAACACGAATTTGGTCTTTACCGATCGTTTTGCGCCGCTTTCGAGGTCGTGTACCTCGACACGCCAGCGACCTCCCTCCTCGCGGGCGAGGCCGGTGACGCGGTTTCGGTAATGCACTTGACCGCCCGGCTGTCCGACGAGATGACCGACCAGATGATGGGTGAGCGACCCATAATCCACATCAGTGCCGGTGACGATCCGGGTCGCCGCAACGGGCTCATTGTTGGTTCGTCCCTCCATCACGAGCGGTGCCCATTCCTCGATCTTCTTCCCGTCCTCGGTGTATTCCATGCCGTAATAGCATTGGTGCGCGCTCATCGCCTTGAACCTCTTTCTGAGGAACGAGACATTACCGCCGTGAACGAAACTCATGTGCGGCACGGGATGGATGAAGGAACGCGGATCGGCGATTGCGCCTTTGCGCACAAGATAGGACCAGAACTGCCGCGACAGATCGAACTCGACGTTGACCTTTAGAGCCTCGGAGATATCGATGCTGCCATCGGGCCGCTCAGGCGTGTAATTCATCTCGCAGTTCGCGGCGTGACCGGTGCCGGCGTTGTTCCAGGCTTGCGAGCTTTCGAGACCGCAATCCTCAAGGGTTTCAAACATCACAATGGTGAGCGAGGGTTCGAGCTCCTTCAGGAAGACCCCTAGCGTGGAACTCATGATGCCCGCGCCAATAAGGACAACGTCGGGCTCGCTCGTCAATTTGTCCTGCATCGGATTTCTCCCTGTCAGATCGGATAATCGGTTCGCTTTGTTTCCGGCCCTCGATCAGGCCGTAATCCGCTGCGACTTTTGAGCGCGGAACGGCACCCGGGCTCCGGGCTGGAGAACCACATACGCGCGACGCCAGGATGAATCGTCGGTCAGCTTCCAGCTGTGTCCCGAGCCGACGGTGTCCTCGGCGAACAGGATGTCGCCGGGGCGGAGAAGAAAATGCTCGCCCTCGCGGGTCTGGAAATCGAGTGTGCCGCTTAGTGTAATGACGAACTGCCGGGCCGGCGCGGTGTGCCACGCAAACGCGCCGCCCGAGGCCGTTTCCTGAAAAGAGATGGTGGCCACGTCAAGTGTGCCGCTCATCAAATCGCCGCGCTGACCCGGCTCCAGGTCGATGACGCCCTCCTCAAAATGAGAACCCTGGTCGTCGCCGGTCCATAAATGTACGCATCTGATCATCTGCTTGCTCCTGTGGTGTTGTGCCGCCCGCCGTCCTAACGCGCCGACGTGCCGGCGCTGGCGAGATCCGCCTCCTTTGCGACGTAGGGCCTGACCATCTTTGCGGGATCGACGATGCGGTCGAATTCCTGCTCGGTGACGAAGCCGAGCTTCAGCGCGGCTGCCTTGAGCGTGAGATCGTTGTCCATGGCGTAGTGGGCAATCCTGGACGCCCTGTCGTAGCCGATCACCGGCGCCAGCGCTGTCACCAGCATCAGCGAGCGGTCGACATATTCCTTGATCTTCTTCTCGTTCGGCCTGGTCCCCTCGACGAGAAACTTGCGGAAATTGGTGCAGCCGTCGGTGAGGATCGTGATCGAATGCGCGATGTTGTAGATCATCAGCGGCTTGTAGACGTTCATTTCGAGATAGCCGCCGGCGCCGCCGAAGCCGACGGCAACGTCGTTGGCCATCACCTGCACGGCGATCATCGTCAACGCCTCGGCCTGGGTCGGATTGACCTTGCCCGGCATGATCGACGAGCCCGGCTCGTTCTCCGGAATCATCAGTTCGGCGAAGCCGGCGCGCGGCCCGCACGACATCAGGCGGATATCATTGCCGATTTTGTAGAGCGAGACCGCGAGCGTGCGCAATGTGCCGGAGAGCTGAACCAGCGCGTCATGGGCGCCCTGCACGGTAAACTTGTTCGGCGCGCTGACGAATGGCTGCTGCGTCAGCCTGGCTATTTCGGCCGCAACCGCCTCGGCAAATCCCGGCGCCGCATTGATCCCGGTGCCGACGGCCGTGCCGCCAAGGGCCAACCGATAAACTCCCGTAAGCGCATGGCCGATCCGGTCCAGATCGTCCGCCAGCATGCCGGCGTAACCCGACCATTCCTGGCCCAGGGTGATGGGTGTCGCGTCCTGCATATGGGTTCGGCCGATCTTGACGACGTCGTCCCACTGGCTCGCCTTGGCGGCGATAGCATCGTGCAAGGCCTTTACCGACGGAATGAGACGTCCCGTCACGTTCAGCACGGCCGCGATGTACATCGCCGAAGGAAAGCTGTCGTTCGACGATTGCGACATGTTGACGTGATCATTGGGATGGACCGGCCTCTTGCTGCCGAGCGGCGTTCCGGCAAGCTGGCAGCACCGGTTGGAGATCACTTCGTTCACATTCATGTTGAACTGCGTGCCGCTGCCGGTCATCCAGACGTGCAGCGGAAACATGTCATGATGCTGGCCGCCGAGTATCTCGTCGCAAACATGAACGATCAGTCTATGGGCCTGACCATCGAGCCGGTGGCCGGCGAAATTCGCATTGGCAGCCGCTTTCTTCAGGACCGCGTAGGAAAGAATCATCTCGCGCGGAATCAGATCCTTGCCGATACTGAAATGCTCGAGGGAACGCTGGGTCTGCGCCCCCCAGAGCTTGTCGGCAGGGACGTCCACTTCGCCGAGGCTGTCCATCTCCTTGCGAATGTCGTTCATTTGGCCTCTCCACACTCGAAGATCCGCCGACTGCATCCGGCAAACCGGATAAGCGACTGTAACCGATGGAGGCGATCCGGGCTTTCTGGAAAGAACGTCCGTTGTAAATTCGCATGGGCGCGGCTGCC
This genomic window contains:
- the fumC gene encoding class II fumarate hydratase, giving the protein MNDIRKEMDSLGEVDVPADKLWGAQTQRSLEHFSIGKDLIPREMILSYAVLKKAAANANFAGHRLDGQAHRLIVHVCDEILGGQHHDMFPLHVWMTGSGTQFNMNVNEVISNRCCQLAGTPLGSKRPVHPNDHVNMSQSSNDSFPSAMYIAAVLNVTGRLIPSVKALHDAIAAKASQWDDVVKIGRTHMQDATPITLGQEWSGYAGMLADDLDRIGHALTGVYRLALGGTAVGTGINAAPGFAEAVAAEIARLTQQPFVSAPNKFTVQGAHDALVQLSGTLRTLAVSLYKIGNDIRLMSCGPRAGFAELMIPENEPGSSIMPGKVNPTQAEALTMIAVQVMANDVAVGFGGAGGYLEMNVYKPLMIYNIAHSITILTDGCTNFRKFLVEGTRPNEKKIKEYVDRSLMLVTALAPVIGYDRASRIAHYAMDNDLTLKAAALKLGFVTEQEFDRIVDPAKMVRPYVAKEADLASAGTSAR
- the poxB gene encoding ubiquinone-dependent pyruvate dehydrogenase: MAKTVADQFAETLAAAGVKRIYGIVGDSLNGLTDSIRRQGKIEWIHVRHEEVAAFAAGAEAHLTGELAVCAGSCGPGNLHLINGLFDCQRSRVPVLAIAAQIPSAELGAGYFQETHPEALFKECSDYCELISGANQMPRVLEIAIRQAVGNRGVSVVVIPGDVALQPASDAPPPKAAGLLPSPAVALPAHTEVERLAALLNSDGRVTLLCGSGCQGAHDQLLALADRLKAPIVHAFRGKEHVEWDNPFDVGMTGLIGFSSGYYAMLDCDILLMLGTDFPYRQFYPRGAGVRIAQVDVRPGQIGRRTPVDLGVVGDVRATLESVLPLINRERDGTHLARATEHYRKARKELDGLAVSKPGRKPIHPQQVAKAISDQASQDAVFTCDVGLPTVWAARYLAMNGKRRLIGSFWHGSMANAMPHAIGAQTAFPGRQVISLSGDGGFTMLMGDFLSLAQLGLPVKVVVFNNSSLGFIEIEQKSSGFLDYGTSFKNPNFAAMAEAAGVRGIRLEDPADVDEGIAAALAHDGPVLVDAVVSRTVLPIPPAITTEMAKGFTLYMVKAVFSGRGDDLVDLARSNLWA
- the mqo gene encoding malate dehydrogenase (quinone) translates to MQDKLTSEPDVVLIGAGIMSSTLGVFLKELEPSLTIVMFETLEDCGLESSQAWNNAGTGHAANCEMNYTPERPDGSIDISEALKVNVEFDLSRQFWSYLVRKGAIADPRSFIHPVPHMSFVHGGNVSFLRKRFKAMSAHQCYYGMEYTEDGKKIEEWAPLVMEGRTNNEPVAATRIVTGTDVDYGSLTHHLVGHLVGQPGGQVHYRNRVTGLAREEGGRWRVEVHDLESGAKRSVKTKFVFIGAGGGALPLLQKSDIPEGHGYAGFPVSGIWLRCDDPAINKRHHAKVYGKAAVGSPPMSVPHLDTRVIGGQHSLLFGPYAGFSTKFLKQGSLLDLFESLRPANIKPLLSVARDNFDLTEYLIGQVLQSESHRLAALDEYFPNAKPEDWKLQVADQRVQTIKPDVKRGGLLEFGTELVGAADHSLVALLGASPGASTAAFIAISVLEKCFGGELTESAWLPKLREIIPSYGVSLIEDAELLQRVRAETAQALKIENIDASAIAGGPSATRAKSKSKARA